Below is a genomic region from Methanoregula sp..
AATTGCTTGGGGGATCGGTTGAGAGATAAGCCAATTCCGGTATTTGTTCTTAACATCTCCAGAGCTTAGTTCAGGTAGTCCAAGAAGGACAAAATTCAGATAGCCAATATTAATTGGCAAATGTGAATTGGGATCAGTTTTTTGCCATAATGCTTCTTTAAAGGCTTCAATTTCAGCATCATTTAACCCTTTAATTTTGAATAATCGTATGAGTCTCAATAGAGACCGTCTTCTTGCATCGGGGGAACCGATTCTGGAAACTTGAATTAAGTTCGAAATTGCAGAATCCCACGAACGCCGGTCATATCCATCAGGAATTTTAAAATTACTCTCAAAATAAATATATTCAAATGGTTCAGGAAAATGCTCTAAAATAGGCACCGTAAACTGGTTTACAGTCGGAATTGGCAGGTTCAGAAGAGTGTCCATTCTCTCTAATAATTTATTGTGGGATACGGGATAGGTGATTCTTTTAAATAAATTACCAATTCCTTCATAAAAGTTAAATTTTGGTGTATTTTTTTGCGCCTCATAAATTTTTATTGTAATATCCAATAAATCCCCCAAACGATCATCGGACAATCGAATGCTGAGTCGAGATAACAATTCCATTTGGATTTTTATTTGTCTGAATGAGAAGGTATTGTCAAAATTCCGATTATGTCCATTTTGATAATAGGATATTAAGGACTGTCTCAATGATGTTATTGCAAGAGTGTAATAACTATCAAATAGTTTTTCATCTATTCGTAAAATCGATAAACGCTGGAACTTGTTATTAATTACCTTCTCGTTATCAGACCTTAGAATTACAGTTATTGCCCAAACAGGATCATATATCTCGATCCATTCTGCAGCATATGTGATTTCTTCATTAAATCTAAAAACTCTTCCAGAAATGATAGGCAGTCCAACATTTTCAATCATTTTTAAAAATGCAAAGGCCGGTAAAATTTTTACAATATCCGGTTCCGAACCCATGTGATGTGTCGTAGTTATAATTCCTGGATCAAAAGCATGCTTTTTTTCAAACGCAGGCTGTTTTCGAGGTTTCGGGACACTCACACTAGCTCTAAATTTTTCTAGTTCAATCCAAGGATCGCAATTATATCTGGCAAGCTGTTCCCATCTTCCTCTATAATCGCCACTTCCCTTTTGTTGAATGTGGTAATTCCTATTGATCGATTGGAGAAGAAATAAACACCAACCTTCCAATGAAAGAAGGTAAAAATCATCACGATTCGAATGAAGATGGAGACGAATTGTTTTAAGCGCATGTTCAGCGAGAGTATTAGCATTTTCAAGTTCACCCAATTCAGAATAGAGACCTGCCTTTTTCATTTGATATTCAGGATGATCATCATCAATTGACCAGGAGGTTAATTGTTTTTTTAGATTTTCCTGATCAAGTTGGAACATGAAAAACATGCATTTCTCATAATGCCATTTATTCTTCCAAATAGAGCTAAGGACATTGATTTTTTCCAGCAAATCAATCCAAATTTGAAATTTTTCCAAATTGTTACTTTCACGATAGTGTCGGGTTAAAAAATATGCCAAATCGACCCATTGCGAACTTATTACATTCCAGTCATAACTCTGATATTCTTCTTTTTCCTGATTGATAATTGATTCATTTATTGTAATTAAATTTGAAAACGGATTCACTTTCTTTATTTCAGATTCGATGCAATCTGCAACATTACTAAATAACGGACAAAGGCAAATCTCAAATCTCCAAACTAATTCGAAGAGAAGATGAATGTTAGTCGGAAATTTGAACGAATTTATATTGTCTAATATAGGTTTGATCGAAACAGATGTATTTTCCCAGATATCAGTTCTATTCTTTTTTGGAGCGACTATCCATCCAGAGTAAGTTTCTCTTTCGATCGTCCATATTTTTAGATTGTTTTCGATATCCGTCTTGAGTGTACTGCTACTACTATGGGTCAAATGGCGATACAGAAGATTCGCAGATTTTGAAAGATTTGGGGGAAGCGGATATAAGGGGGGTGCAAGAGGATTTTTTATTGGTGATACCTCGTGAGAAGTCTGTTCGGGCCAATTTAATTTGTTATTTGGTTTGGCTATCGTTAAACACTTTAAAAACCATTCTATTGCTGTTTTACGACGATTATTATCATCACTAAATTTGTCTCTCGGAAATAATGGGCCCAAATCTACAATTTTTATTTTTTTCTTTTCAAAATCTGCTCGTTCAGTTTCATTTAAATCTAAAATACCGCATAAATAAATCGGGGGGGAGTGACTCTTTAAATTTTTATTAACCCAGTCTTTCCATTTTATGAAGTTTTTATCATTTCCTCCAAAACCTATGAGACAAAATACATTTTCAAGGATTGATTGTTGAACAAGATTCTGAAATGCTGCAAATTCATTTTCATAATTATCATAATCCTCCTTCGTGATAACAAACGAATTGCATGGAATGTCTCCGTGTAATTTCACAATTCTTGGCTTCGATTTTAAAGGGATCTGCGTTACTGTCTTGATTATATCGTATTTTTTATAGTATATTTTGGGTAAGGTACGTTCTAACAACGTATCGTAATTTGTTGTAAAAATATCAGACCATGGGAGAGAAAGTAATAATTCATGAATTTCACCGGGTAAATATTTTTCATCAGGAATTGACTTTATCAATACACTATACAATTCACCCTTTCCAAACTTATCTGAATACTCGCTTGCGTATTCATCAAAGTTATTCCCGAACTGAAGGATATCTTCTGGGGTCTTTTTAGAAATATCATAATCTGGATGTAATTTTGAATAGAGAATTTCACCCAAATCAGAGGCTAATGGGAAGTTCGGAATTTGGGAGGAAAATTTTTCTGCATTTCGACTGAATCCCGCACCTATCATTACTGCAGCTCGACCATATTCAGTATCTTTAAACAAATTTTCTCGAATATGTTCAAGATTCGCCCTATCTCGAAATTCCAATACTTGAGTCATCATTTTCCCGATTATATAGACATTAAAACATGGATGATAAATGATTTTCCCGATTATTCATTCAAATTACTCATTGTACCATATTGACTAATGGATTGATCCCAATATCAAACCAATGTAGAGATATGTCATCTAATATTTTGAATGAAAATTTTCTTAAAACGGTTTTTATGTGAACATTAATAGAATTCGAGTGCGCGAGGTACGATTATTAATCGATCAACTAATACATCCAGACATTCGTCAATTTCTTCACAGAACCAACCAATAAAACAAAATGCGAATATCGTACTGTTTCCTTCAATTGTTAACAATAATGCAGGCATTGTCGTTTGTAAAATTAGTAGTAAGTCTTTGGGTTGAACCAAAAACGCGACCCCCACCGTTGCGAAAAAAAATATTAGAAAGAAAAAAAACGCGAGAATCGATGACAAAACAAAACGAACAATTCTTTTAATCCAGATATTTAATGGAGATAATTTTTCTTTTCCTTTAAAAACGACTATCTCGTTATCATGAATGGTAATTACCTCATTTTTCAAAATTGTAATGTAGCCTT
It encodes:
- a CDS encoding SIR2 family protein — protein: MMTQVLEFRDRANLEHIRENLFKDTEYGRAAVMIGAGFSRNAEKFSSQIPNFPLASDLGEILYSKLHPDYDISKKTPEDILQFGNNFDEYASEYSDKFGKGELYSVLIKSIPDEKYLPGEIHELLLSLPWSDIFTTNYDTLLERTLPKIYYKKYDIIKTVTQIPLKSKPRIVKLHGDIPCNSFVITKEDYDNYENEFAAFQNLVQQSILENVFCLIGFGGNDKNFIKWKDWVNKNLKSHSPPIYLCGILDLNETERADFEKKKIKIVDLGPLFPRDKFSDDNNRRKTAIEWFLKCLTIAKPNNKLNWPEQTSHEVSPIKNPLAPPLYPLPPNLSKSANLLYRHLTHSSSSTLKTDIENNLKIWTIERETYSGWIVAPKKNRTDIWENTSVSIKPILDNINSFKFPTNIHLLFELVWRFEICLCPLFSNVADCIESEIKKVNPFSNLITINESIINQEKEEYQSYDWNVISSQWVDLAYFLTRHYRESNNLEKFQIWIDLLEKINVLSSIWKNKWHYEKCMFFMFQLDQENLKKQLTSWSIDDDHPEYQMKKAGLYSELGELENANTLAEHALKTIRLHLHSNRDDFYLLSLEGWCLFLLQSINRNYHIQQKGSGDYRGRWEQLARYNCDPWIELEKFRASVSVPKPRKQPAFEKKHAFDPGIITTTHHMGSEPDIVKILPAFAFLKMIENVGLPIISGRVFRFNEEITYAAEWIEIYDPVWAITVILRSDNEKVINNKFQRLSILRIDEKLFDSYYTLAITSLRQSLISYYQNGHNRNFDNTFSFRQIKIQMELLSRLSIRLSDDRLGDLLDITIKIYEAQKNTPKFNFYEGIGNLFKRITYPVSHNKLLERMDTLLNLPIPTVNQFTVPILEHFPEPFEYIYFESNFKIPDGYDRRSWDSAISNLIQVSRIGSPDARRRSLLRLIRLFKIKGLNDAEIEAFKEALWQKTDPNSHLPINIGYLNFVLLGLPELSSGDVKNKYRNWLISQPIPQAISGKIGQDGKMHYTMKGGGGQLTHFIYEWLYSSKRLQIGNDDGDQNDIEWSESEILILFNNISKIWEEQKNWLSDTKERNGYFYPHLREQFNDLLLLFEQIIIFKLDRITDQNEVVRILKTLDDFSKYDLCINSSIPGTLLVRPDESLKIINRLRIGLFSSNPELTKKSIDGMYNYALLAHNGKVPVMDEKIISDFVYSIVLRKEPGLSHALEIASQLIRYCPDLFNEQHIYDLLLSIENSLTPIKTDVKEIEFQIREDEIQISDIELEAIQNNTLELVSSLQQYYIKKGKPIPESLKRFSIKSH